The Nostoc sp. 'Peltigera membranacea cyanobiont' N6 genome contains the following window.
ACTTTAGGAAACTTCTTAATAAGAGAGGCTGCAAACCTCTCATGGATCTTGCATCTACCGCGCCACACACTTCCTGTTGTGACTACTTCTAAAACTGAGTCAGAATTAAAAATTGCATCAATTACTGTAGATGTAGCTTTCACCAACTCTTTTACAGCATCGTCAATTATGATATTCGCTACTATATCACCTGATGCTGCTGCCAAATCTACAATTGGTGCTAAAGCCGCAATCTTTTTAACTCCCCATCCTCGCCCATATATTACTTCTACTAAATCTTCTATGCTTTCCAAATCAAGATGGTGTTTTAAACCCCCTACCAAACTCGTTGATATTTCCCGTCCATCATCAGATTTTAATGCTGCGTTCATGCCTGCGATCGCAATTTTATAGGCGCTACCTTCATCTCCTAAAATATAACCCCAGCCGCCGACTCGCTTAGTATGTCCTTGATTATTTCGCCCGAACACTATCGAACCAGTGCCGGCTGCAACCACAATTCCTACAGGCTGACCAATTCCACCAACTAAAGCAATTAAAGCATCGTTACAAATTACAATATTCGCTGATTGCAATGCCCAGACAATAGGCAATTTGCTATTCTGTAATTCTTTAACTAAATCTTTTACTAATTCAATATCTGCTGCACGACCTACACCCGCTAAACCCAAACATATTGCGTCAATCTTCACAGTATTTTTAATTATTGCTGCCTCAAAAGCATTTTGAATTGCAGATTGAATAGATTGGAAAGTTGCTTCTCTTCCTATACTCTGATAATTAGATGGCCCAGCTTCACCACGACCTAGCACTTGATATAAATCATCCATCAAGACACAAACAGTTTTGCTACCGCCGCCATCTATTCCCAAAACGTAACTCATGATTGGTAATAATATTAATTATTTTGACGCTTCGGTTCTTCTTTTAAAGGTATAAAAAATATAGCAATCATTCCAGGAATAGTAAGCAAGCAGACCAAGACAAAAAATAATGGATAGCCAAGTGCTTTTTGCAGATAACCGCTAACTAATCCGGGTAACATCATTCCTAAAGCCATAATGCCAGTGGAAATAGCAAAATGAGAAGTTTTATATTCGCCTTGGCAAATATACATTAAATAAACACTAAAAGCTGTAAATCCAAAACCATAGCCAAATTGCTCCAAGGAAACCAAGGGATATATTAATGTTAACGAAGGTTTAGTGTAAGCCATATATACATAAAATATATCAGGCAAGTTTAATGCTAAAGCCATAGGAAAAAGACATTTTTTTAATCCATATTTAGAGATTAGCAAACCTCCTAAAATTCCTCCACAAATCAGGGAGATTACCCCAAATGTCCCGTAGACTAACCCCACATCTGATGTTGATAGCCCTAAACCACCTACTTCTGGTTTGTCTAATAAAAATAAAGAGGCTATTTTGACAAGCATTGCTTCGCCAAATCTGTAGAGCAAGATAAAGGCTAAAATACTGATAATTTTATCCTGAGCAAAATATGAGCTAATGATTGACCAAAAGGGTATATTTTCTCTAGCTTGTATTTGTTGTCGGTTATCTGATTCAGGTAAAGGTAAAATTAGGCGATGAGAAATAAACAGGATTGCTAAAATTAAAGCTGAGAAGCCAATAGCAATAGTCCAGCTTAAAGGAATATTGTTGAGAGATACTTCAAGCTGACCTGCTAAGACTACTAATATCCCAGAGCCAAAGATTACGGCAAGTCTATAAGAAAGTGAACGAATGCCGACAAAAAACGCTTGTTGTTCTGGAGATAAAGCGAGGAGGTAGAAGCCATCTGTGGCAATGTCATAAGTTGCAGAAATAAATGCTCCTATTGTTAATGCTGCAAGGGAGATGAAAAAGAAATTTGGCAGTTGTAGAGAGAAGGCTATTAAGCCTAAGCAGCAGAACATGGCAAATTGGGTATAAAGTATCCATTTGCGTTTGGTAGAGTAAATATCAACAATTGGGCCCCAAAACATTTTGATGACCCAAGGTAGATAGAGAAAACTTGTCCAAAGGGCAATTTGGGCGTTATCGATTCCGAGTTTTTTGTAAAAGATTACGGAAACTGTGTTGATGATGACGTAAGGTATGCCGGAGGTGAAATATAGGGTGGGTATGTATGTCCAGGGCGAAGGGGTGGTGGTTTGAGGTTTCATGTTTGCCTCTAATTATCGATGCTATTAAAATTAGCATCCAATAGGACACCAATAGGATAAGTTATCTGTAATTTCCCCTTCAGAAAGACGCATTCCTACACCTCCAGATATAAATTTGTCATTACCATTGTTATATAGCCATGCTCCCCAAACCTGAGTCATTGACTTACCATCAATTTCTAGTTTAGGAAACTCTAATAACTCTTGATACACATAATTTTGTTGTGTATACCAAGGATCGTTATTACTACTACGCGCAGAGATATTTCCTGAATTAACTGCAAATCCTCCTTCACCTTCTCTTCCTAAAATAGGTTTAGCAAAGTATGAATTACCTATTCCTGTTGCACTCAGTGATGTTTTAGGAAAATATTCCCAGACTGTCCCAGCATCTTTCTCAGAAAAAAAGTCATATCCCAAATCTGTAATTAGGGCAAATACACTCTTTGGTTGCAGTGCAAAGGCAGAACCAAAGTTCACAATCACAATTTTATTCTCAAAAATTAGTTGTTCTAGAGCCGGCCATAATCTCTCACCTTTTTCATCAGTATCATGGATTAACCATTCCACTGGATACCACATAAAGAGGATATCTATTGGTTTTTTTGTTCTCTGGTCAAATAGATATTCACCATCTTTGATGCCAAGATATTCTAAGGGTAAAATGGCACTTTTGGACTCCAAATACTTGCTCAACCATCGCATAGTCCCTAAATCTTCGGCATTATTCAAAGCTGTAAATGCCACACGACAGTCTGTAATTGGTTTACCCAAA
Protein-coding sequences here:
- a CDS encoding N-acetylglucosamine kinase encodes the protein MSYVLGIDGGGSKTVCVLMDDLYQVLGRGEAGPSNYQSIGREATFQSIQSAIQNAFEAAIIKNTVKIDAICLGLAGVGRAADIELVKDLVKELQNSKLPIVWALQSANIVICNDALIALVGGIGQPVGIVVAAGTGSIVFGRNNQGHTKRVGGWGYILGDEGSAYKIAIAGMNAALKSDDGREISTSLVGGLKHHLDLESIEDLVEVIYGRGWGVKKIAALAPIVDLAAASGDIVANIIIDDAVKELVKATSTVIDAIFNSDSVLEVVTTGSVWRGRCKIHERFAASLIKKFPKVKVIFPRHEPAYGAGLLALQTTQN
- a CDS encoding glutathionylspermidine synthase family protein gives rise to the protein MNIFNSPQRKRLFQSMKMGWYNFAPIEEGTGIPLTDQETPYALYYCHQVLPQTIQEIRQASELVGSVLTQAWGIIRTLDEDTLLYYGFPEDTIKLVKYDFLAPFCMRLDWCWNPEAGIKKVVETNPQTPSFWFECTDGNNKVARHFGLQQPDLDAQKILKITLNQHINKAALNLGKPITDCRVAFTALNNAEDLGTMRWLSKYLESKSAILPLEYLGIKDGEYLFDQRTKKPIDILFMWYPVEWLIHDTDEKGERLWPALEQLIFENKIVIVNFGSAFALQPKSVFALITDLGYDFFSEKDAGTVWEYFPKTSLSATGIGNSYFAKPILGREGEGGFAVNSGNISARSSNNDPWYTQQNYVYQELLEFPKLEIDGKSMTQVWGAWLYNNGNDKFISGGVGMRLSEGEITDNLSYWCPIGC
- a CDS encoding MFS transporter, producing MKPQTTTPSPWTYIPTLYFTSGIPYVIINTVSVIFYKKLGIDNAQIALWTSFLYLPWVIKMFWGPIVDIYSTKRKWILYTQFAMFCCLGLIAFSLQLPNFFFISLAALTIGAFISATYDIATDGFYLLALSPEQQAFFVGIRSLSYRLAVIFGSGILVVLAGQLEVSLNNIPLSWTIAIGFSALILAILFISHRLILPLPESDNRQQIQARENIPFWSIISSYFAQDKIISILAFILLYRFGEAMLVKIASLFLLDKPEVGGLGLSTSDVGLVYGTFGVISLICGGILGGLLISKYGLKKCLFPMALALNLPDIFYVYMAYTKPSLTLIYPLVSLEQFGYGFGFTAFSVYLMYICQGEYKTSHFAISTGIMALGMMLPGLVSGYLQKALGYPLFFVLVCLLTIPGMIAIFFIPLKEEPKRQNN